A segment of the Actinomycetota bacterium genome:
GAACCCTTGGAGCCATGTGGGGAGTGTCTGCGTCGGAATGAACACCGAGCTCGCGAAGACCAGGGGAAACACCGGCAGGAACACTGCCGATTGTGCGGCCTCCGGGTTCTTGACCAGCAGTCCAAGAACGGCCATCACCCACGACAGGCTGAACGCGAAGAGCAGCGCCAATCCCAGGCCCAGAGACATGCCGAGGAAGTTGGTCTGGACCCGGAACCCGATGAGGAAGCCGACGCTGAGCATCAGCGAGATCACGAGCCAGTTCCTCACGAGATCCGAGATCGTGCGTCCGGCCAGCACGGCGGAGCGCGCCATCGGGAGGGAGCGGAACCGGTCGATGACCCCTGCGGAAAGATCCTCGGTGAGCCCGAGCGCAGTCTGCCCGGCTCCGAACGCCGCCACCTGGATGAGGAGGCCGGGAACGAGCCAGTTGATGTAGCTGCCGCCTGCCGCAGGTGGCAGGGCCATGCCGATCGCTCCGCCGAACACATAGTTGAACAGCAGCAGGAACATCACAGGCTGCACGGTTGCGAACAGCAGCACCTGGGGCACTCTCACGTTGCGCCGCAGGTTTCGCTTGGTGATGACGAGCGTGTCCTTGATCGTGTGAGAGAGCGACATCCTCGTGCGGATAGGTGCGGTAGCGGTTGCGGCGGTCATCAGTTTCTCCTCGCAGGACGGCGTGTGCGGTCGCCGTTCTTCTCTTCGTGTTGTGCCGTGTGTCCGGTGAGTTCGAGGAACACGTCGTCGAGGGTTGGTCGTCGCAGTGCGATGTCTTCGGGAACGACGTTGATCTGGTCGAGGATGCGCACCGTGTCGGTCAACGTCGCAGGCCCGTTCGCGGCCGGCACCACGATCTTGTTCGATTTGGGCTCGAACGTCGGTCGGTGGCCGTTGATGGAGGCCAGCGCCGCCAGCGTTTCCTCACGGCGATGATCGGCGACCGTGATCTCGACGACTGCTCCGCCCATGCGCTCCTTCAATGCAGCCGGCGTTCCCTCGGTGATCAGCGTGCCATGGTCGAGAACGCCAACCCGATCCGTGAGTTGGTCTGCTTCGTCGAGGTACTGGGTGGTGAGCAGGATCGTCGTGCCGTCATCGACGAGTTCCTTGATCAGATCCCAGAGATCGATGCGACTTCCA
Coding sequences within it:
- a CDS encoding ABC transporter permease, whose translation is MTAATATAPIRTRMSLSHTIKDTLVITKRNLRRNVRVPQVLLFATVQPVMFLLLFNYVFGGAIGMALPPAAGGSYINWLVPGLLIQVAAFGAGQTALGLTEDLSAGVIDRFRSLPMARSAVLAGRTISDLVRNWLVISLMLSVGFLIGFRVQTNFLGMSLGLGLALLFAFSLSWVMAVLGLLVKNPEAAQSAVFLPVFPLVFASSVFIPTQTLPTWLQGFANNQPITVLTNAIRGLVLGDGVLPAGQTVAGEVLTSLLWIAGILVVFAPLAVRVYRKTVA